The DNA window TACTGCAGAAGAAGAACATGAGCGATGGCACTCACTCAATGCACATACAAAGATGGAAATCCTTACCCTGTACATCATCACCTCTAGCATAATTACAGGAGCAACAGTCATGACTGAAATTTCTTAAAGAATGAAAAGCAATTCTAACTAAAAGGTTGCTAGCCTAGCACCACTAACAACTTCCTTATGCTTtaccaaataaagaaaatgaacagCCAACATGTCAAAAACCAATAGATCATGCCTTTTGAAGAAACAGTAACAAAACAGAATATGTGCATACATACATACCCGTACTAGTACATTCTCAAGTCAGTTTTACAACGTTGAAGGTAGGCGTTATAAAAACTTGAAGAAGGCTTTGATTACAATTGAACCCAACGCCTATTGGTTGAAGAAAACAGTGCCTAACCTAGTCCATCCCAAaagcaaatcaaataaacatgtTTTCTCAACACCATAAGCATTAGGCCACCTGCGGTGCATCACTAATTAATCCGTGTAGAATTAGCATTATATACTTTTAAGAGCAGCCTTCTCCCGTAGTGTTACAGAAATCTGATGTTACAAAGAACAGCAAAATATCAATACTGCATCTAGTTTGAtcttttttcatatccattatcGCCATGTTCTCTCTTCTCACCCTCTCTTTTTGTCCTAGGTGGAGTGGCTGGAGCCCATTGTGAACTTTGGGCAGGGTTATATTTTTGTGAAGCAAGGTAAGACAAAGCTGTGACTACATCAGCAATCACAGGGCGCATATTAGGCTGCTCTTGGACACACATAGCTGCTACTGAAAGTGCCTGGTACAAGCCTCTCATTGGATACTGACCTTGGAGCATAGGATCAGCCATCTGTGAGAACTTCTTCCGATCGTTGATCAAGGGTCTTGCCTGGAATAAAAAAACAATAATCAATATGTGTATTCAATAAAACAGCTACAGGCATCAGAATACCTAAACACTAGTAGCATTTTCTCTGCGGTGCATTACTAGCTGTAACAGAAGGTGCTGTTCTCTTTTTCTGCTGACGGAAAATTAAACTCAAGGTGAAGCACCACCAATCAATTGCACAAAATGCTTCAACTAATATCTCAAAGAAACCTTACAGAGCAAGAGATCCCTTGAAGGTCAAAAACAATGGATCTTCATAGAAATCACATTTCACCTTCAGACAGACTTATTACACTCTGTTTATAAGTCAAATCTCAGCAAGAGCTTTAGTGATCCATGATAACAATCAATGCTCACATTCGACTTCCATAACACTGAAACACAATAACCATGTTGTAGTGTGCCATAAATAACTTAATGAGACACCATTTTCAGACATAAATCACCCGGTTACTTCCAATTCTCCAATCGAAACCTATAAACTACTGATCAAAAGAGTGATGTATAGAAAGTAGTACGATTCGCTGCACATCACTATTATTCACCGCCAGAAAAAGCATAAGAAATTTCTGTGACAACAACAAAAACTTGAGAGAAGATGGCAATTGTCTTACCCAAGCTACCAGGTTATGCTCCCCTGCAGTTTTGGAATTCTCAATTGCTTTCCTTCCAGTTATTATCTCTAAAAGTACAACACCAAAGCTGTAAACATCTGATTTCAGTGTCAGTTGTCCTGTCATTGCATACTCAGGTGCGCAATACCCATAGGTACCCATGACCCTAGTGGATACATGAGTATTATCACCAACAGGCCCAAGCTTAGCCAAACCAAAATCAGATAGCTTTGGATGATAACCCTCACCAAGCAAAATGTTAGAGCATTTTAGATCACGATATATAACTGGGGGGCTAGCTTTATCATGCAGATGCTCTAAACCCTTTGCTGCCCCAGCAGCAATTTTCATTCTTGTATTCCAATCAAGCCATTTTTTATCTGGTGTAGCATCTGTAGAAGAAGGTTTGTGAGTCCAAACTCCACAGGCAATTTTTTATACAAGCAAAAATTTGAGGATATGCACCTAATAATAGCAAATACCATAGAGGTGGTCCTCTAAGGACCCCAACGGCATGTATTCATATACAAGAAGTCTCTGGTCTCCATCAGCACAATAACCAATAAGATTAACAAGATTGGGATGGTGAAGCAAGCTCAACATCAACACTTCAACTAGAAATTCTCTATTCCCTTGCAACCCATTGCGATCAAGTTGCTTGATGGCAACAATCTGCACCAAAGGCATTAAACTAGAATTCAACCTTTCGGCAATCGATAGTTAAAAATAACTAACATAATTTCAATAAAATGAACAACACAAAATCTCCATCCAATTTGGCTTTATCATTGAAAAATCTTGATGCACCAAACCATGGAACTGAAGCTCAAAAATGTACTTCGCTTGATTGAAAAAGGAAACAGTGATCCATGTAAAGGTTGTTTATGCCAGCATAAACGAAACATAATGATGCATCTATTCAGAACAATCTAATTAGCAATAAGATTTTGACAATGTTAAGAAAAGCATTTCACAGGGCATTAGAACATTTCTTTTACTAGGAGGCCTGCAGTGGACTCTCTATCTTTCCTTCGTCTTTTATACTTAAATCATGATATACGGAAGTCTTTTATTTTCTAGCAACAAAGGCATGTTATAAAAAAGCTAGAATAATGTGTCAATGCCATCATTGGGCTTGAACCATTTCGACGTCTGGCTTAGAAGCAAAAAAAATTGAGTAACCCATGGGGAAAAATTAGACTACAACAAAGTGGAAGATGAGCAGCTCATGATTTAGAGAACAGATGCTGAGGAGGCAGCCATGGATCATCTGGAAACATACAAAATATGCTTACTTTTTCCTCATTATGTATTCACAAAGAATAGAGAGCCCCACATACCTGGTTGGAGTTCTCAAGTCGCCCTTTGTATACTCTACCAAATCCTCCTTCTCCAAGAAGACAATCTGCCCGAAAATTTCTAGTTGCAGCAGCTAATTCACGAAATGCAAAAGTCTTGGCTGCAATTTGGT is part of the Coffea eugenioides isolate CCC68of chromosome 6, Ceug_1.0, whole genome shotgun sequence genome and encodes:
- the LOC113775823 gene encoding probable serine/threonine-protein kinase PBL7, whose protein sequence is MGWFPCSGQSHSKLSSKKKRKIKDPLHPIQPSPEKSKVNAPLNSQVNSKDGGSNQIAAKTFAFRELAAATRNFRADCLLGEGGFGRVYKGRLENSNQIVAIKQLDRNGLQGNREFLVEVLMLSLLHHPNLVNLIGYCADGDQRLLVYEYMPLGSLEDHLYDATPDKKWLDWNTRMKIAAGAAKGLEHLHDKASPPVIYRDLKCSNILLGEGYHPKLSDFGLAKLGPVGDNTHVSTRVMGTYGYCAPEYAMTGQLTLKSDVYSFGVVLLEIITGRKAIENSKTAGEHNLVAWARPLINDRKKFSQMADPMLQGQYPMRGLYQALSVAAMCVQEQPNMRPVIADVVTALSYLASQKYNPAQSSQWAPATPPRTKREGEKREHGDNGYEKRSN